GGGCGGAGGACATCGCGGGCCTGGCCGCGTCGCTGAGCGCGGGGCTGGCGCAGCGGCCCACGCTGCTGGAGTTGGGGCCGGAGCAGTACGCGGTGCTAACGGGCGAGCGGCGGGTGCGGGCGGCGCTGGCGGCGGGCTGGGCGACCATCCCGGCGCTCGTCGAGGAGCCGCTCGACCCCCTGGCGGCCCACACCCGGCGGGTGCTGGAGAACTTGCACCGCAAGGACCTGGGGCCGCTCGACGAGGCCCGCGCGCTGCGGCTGGACTGGCTGATCGCCAACGCGGTCGCGCTGGAGCTGACCGAGGCGGCGGCCACGGCGGTGGCGGCGGGCGGCAGCGTGCAGAGCGCGCTGGCCCCGCTGACCCAGGTGCTCCTGGATGCGGGCTGGTCGGCCACGCGCCCGACGGTGACGCAGGAGCAGTACCTGACCGCGCGCGGGCTGGGGATGAGCACAGCCTCGCTGCGCAAGAAGCTCCAGCTGCTCACCCTGACCGATGCGGCCCAGGAGCGGCTGGCGGCGCTGGGGCTGACCGAGGCCAGCGTGCGGGCCTTCGCGCGGCTGGACGCGGCCCAGCAGACCACCCTGCTGGCGGCGCTGGATGCTGATCCCAGCCTGGTGCGCAAGGTCAAGACGATCATCCAGGACGTGACCGCGCGCGGCTATCCGCTGGCCCACGCGCTGGCCCTGGCGCGCGGCGAGGTCTGGTCGGGCGTGGCGGAGACCGAGGGGGACGAGACGGGCGGGGATCTGGCGACAGACGCGCCCGCCGGTGCCGCCAGACTAGGAACGCCCAGCACGCCAGGGCGGGAGGCCGCGCCGGTGCTGGGGGCCGAGGCCGCTGCTGCGGCGGCGCAGCGCTCACAGGCGGCGCTGGCGGTGCTGATGGGGGCGGAGGCCCTGAGCGAGGCGGTGGCCACGCTCAGCGGGCCGCTAGGAACCGATTTGGCCGAGGTGGTGCGCGCGGCGGAGGAGCTGCTGCGCGCGGCCCTGCACCAGATGCAGGAGCTGATAGCAAACGAGGAGTAGGTATGGCATGCGAGATACCCCGGATAGCCGTCACCCCGCCGCCAGTGGCCGTGGCGGTGCGGTCAGTGCTGGCCAACGCCCAGGCGCTGCATGGCGCAGTGGCGGCGCTGCACGGCCCGCACCATGCGCCGGTCGGGGCTGCCTGGGCGGCGGATCTGGTCGAGGCGCTGGGCGTGGCCGAGGGCCTGACGGAGGAGGCGCTGCATCTCCTCCAGCGGGTGCTGGATCGGGAGGAGGTTGGCCATGTCCTGTGAAGGCAAGCTCGGCACGGCCTGCGCGACCATGCTGGGCGGGGGTGGCTCCTCGCTGGCGCAGGCCTTCGGCGGCGACGCGGCGGAGGCCACGGCCATTTTGGAGGAGACCTTTCGGATCGCCCGCAGCCAGGCGGCGGGGCGCGATCGCCCGGCGGGGCGCGTGGCGGAGCTGAAGGCCAAGGCGGCGGACCAGGCCGCCACCGACGCCACGGTGGCGTTTTTCACCTACCTGCGCGACACGCACCAGGTGCCGCCGGGGCAGCTCCCGGCCCACGGGCGCGGGCGCGACGGCGTGCCGCTGCCCAAGCTGGACGCCTGCCACGGCTACGCGGCGGTGTGGGAGGCCGTGCAGGCCGCCGCCAGCGGCAGGCCGCTGCCCGGTCTGGCCGCCGAGGTGCGCCAGCGGCGCAGGGAGCGGCAGATCACGGCGCTGCGGGCGGACACCTGGTCAGGCGGCGGGATGCGCTGCACGGGCTGCGGGCAGTTTGCCTCGGCCCTGCGCGCCCACCTCTGCCCGCAGACGGCCACGCCTGCGGCGCTGTCGGCGGCGCTGGTGCGGTCGCTCCGGGTGCCGGACACGGCCTACCCGCCCCAGGCGCTCGCGTCGCTGGTGGCGCAGGCCAAAGATGAGGGCGTGGTCAGCATGCGCCACGCGGTGACGGGCGAGGCGGTGAGCGTCACGCTCGACGGGCTGGCGGTGGCGATCAAGGGCGGCTACATGCCGCATGCCTGGACCGGCCTGGCGGCGGTGGCGGCCACGCCCGATGGGCGGGCGGTGCCGGTGCTGAGCATGGCCAACCTCACGCCTGCGCCCGAGGCGACGACGGGCCTGGCGGCGGCGGCCATGGCCTCGGGCCAGGTGCTCAGCGCGGACACGCCGGTGCTGAGCGCGGCGAGGCCGCTGCCGGAGCGGCTGGCGCAGACGGTGGCCACGGCGACCGAGACCACGGTCACGGGTGGGGAGGACTACACCCAGGGCCGCTTCCTGGGCACAGAGTACCGCAAGAAGAGCGCGCTGGGCCAGCCGGTGGAGATCGACGGCCTCAGCTGGGGCGTGGGGCAGCGGGCGACCGGCCAGCAGTACTGGGCGGCGGCCCGCCACGCCGGGCTGGCCCCGCAGAAGGGCGTAACCATCGGGGTGGGGCGCACGCTGCCGGGGGCGGTGCAGCTCCTGGCCGACCCGACTACGCGGGTGGCGACCACGGCGGCGGGGCAGACCCAGGTCTACGCGGGCGGGGATCTGCTGGCGGTGTACGACGCGGCCACGGGGACGCTGGGCGACACGGCGGGGACGCCCAACGCCAGCAGCGCGCAGATGGCCGCGCTGATCGCACACCGCGCGCTGCACCCAGAGACGGCCTACGACCAGGGGCTGGCGATGGACCTGGAGGCGATGATCGACGGGCGGGTACCCACGCTCCAGGCCGTGGACGCGGCCTATCTGGCGATTACCCACGGCCCGCTCGACACGACCCACCAGCTGCGCTTCGGCGCGCAGGTCGGCACGGCACGCTGTCCGCAGTGCGGGCAGTTTATGGGCGACGCGCATGTGTGTCCGCACGCGGCCCCCTCGGAGCCAGTGGCGAGCCCGCCGCCGGTGGCCGCTGACCAGACCACGACCGCACCACCCCCGCCGGTGGCCACGAACCAGGGCGATGGGCAGCCAGCGGCCAGCGTGGCCGCAGCAGTGGAGCCCGTGGCCAGCGCGCTCCAGGCCGCAATGGCCGAGATGGCGGCCTCGGACCCCGCGACCTTTGCGGCCCAGGTGCAGGACTATTTCGCCACGCACCTCGCACCCGGCGGCGCGCCGCCGCTGGATGCCGCCACGGTGGCCAGCGCGCTCGCTGCCGCGCTGCCCGCGCCCGCCGCGCCGCTGGACGCCGAGGCCCTGGCCAGTGCCCTGGCGGCGGCCCTGCCGCCCCAGCTCGACCCGGCGGCGCTGCGGGATGCCATCCGGGACGGGATCGCGGCGGTCCCGGCCCCGCAGGTCACGGTCACACTGCCCGAGGCGCAGGCCGCGCCCGCCGCCACGGTGCAGCTCCAGCTCGACCACGACGCCCTGGCCGGGGCCTTCCGCGCCGCGATGCAGCAGGCCGCTACCACCCTGGCCCAGCCGCTGCCGCCGGGGACCGTGGCCGACCCGCCGCCCGCGCCCGCAGGCCCGACCGCGCGCCCGCCGCGCACCGGGCGCATGCGCCCCGTCGATCTCCCGCTCACCGGCCAGGAGCACATCCTGGCCAGCGTCCGCCTGCCCGCGCCCGACCCCTATCTTCGCGACGTGCCCGCCGCCGTCGGCGGCCAGCGCGCCGCCCCGCTGGAGGAGTTTATCCCCGACCTCGACCCCGACTACGCCATCTCTGCCGACACCGAGCGGGTGCTGCGCAGCATCTCGGCCATGATGCAGGCGGGCCAGCGGGTCTCCGGCACCGCCAAGCGCGCCTGTATGTCCTTCGGGCTGTATGGCAAGCCCGGCACCGGCAAGAACACCCTGCCGCGCCAGCTCGCGGCCAGCATCCTGACGATCGATGCGGAGGGCAACGAGACCCAGGGCATGCACTACGCCGAGGTCAACATCCTGCCGGACTCGACGGCGGACGAGATGATCGGCGCGGTGGTGCTGGAGCCGGATGGCCGGGGCGGGACGCGCTCGGCGGTGCGGCTGGGCAAGATCGGCCTGGCCGCCGCGATGGGGTCGGTGGTCTGTGTGAACGAGATTGTGCGCAACCCCAAGCTGGCCACCGCGCTCCAGTCGATCCTGGAGGACGGCGAGATCCTGATCTCCAGCCCGGAGGCGGGCATGGTGCGCATCCCGGTCCACCCGGCGACCACCATGTTCCTGACCTGGAACCCCGGCAACGAGGGCGACCCCGACCGCCCGGCCCAGGCCCCGCTCTCGCGCATCACCACCTTCCCGATGGACAAGGCCACCGAGAACGAGCGGGCCGAGCGCGCCATGCGCTTTGTGACGCGCTTCAGCACGGGCCGGACCCCGCCCAGCGCGGCGGAAAGTACCCAGGACCTCGGCCAGCGCCAGGAGGCGCGGCGGCAGGAGATCCTGCGCACCAAGTATCAGATCCCGCAGAACGTGACCCCGGCCCCGGAGGAGCTGCGGGCGGCGGTCAAGCTCGTGACCGACATCGAGCAGCTGGCGGACGCGGGGGTGGGGGCCAAGCAGATCGGGCTGGCCTCGGCCACCTCAACCGCGCCGGGCGACCGCCAGCTCGCGCGTTTCCTGCTCTTGGGTAAGGCGGTGGGCTGGCGGCGGGCCGCCGACATGTTCAAGATTTGCTGCGACCAGGGCGAGGATTTTGCTGGGCAATGGGCGCTCGTCGAGAACCGCATGGACGCGTGCTTCGGCACGCTGGCCCCGCGCGAGCGGCGATAGGAGGGGTCGCAATGTCGTGCGAAGGCAAGTTGAGCGCGGCCTGCGCGGCGGTCGCCCCGCCGGGGAGCGCGGCGGCGGCGGCGCTGGGCGATGATCCGACGGGCGTGCTGGAGGAGGTCTACCGCGTGGCCCAGAGCCGCAGCGTCCAGACCGTCGCTACAGGCCGCAAGACCACGGGCGCACTGCGCGAGCAGCTGCACAACCGGGTGGCCGCCGACATGACGGTGGCGTTCTTTACGTATCTCCGCGACCACCACGGCATCCCGCCGGACCAGCTCCCGGCCCACGGCCAGGGGCGCGACGGCGTGCCGCTGCCTAAGCCCGCCTCCTGCCACGGCTACGCCGCCGTGTGGCAGACGCTGCGGGCGGCGATCCAGGGCCAGCCGCTGCCGCCGCTGGCCCGCGAGGTGCTAACCACGCGCCAGCAGCGGCGCGTGGCGGCGGCGCAGGCCGCGCACGTGGCGACGGCAGATCTGCCGCCGCTGCCCGACCCGCCGCGTCCCGGCAAGCGGGTGCCCATCACGGTCGGCGGGGCGGACTACACCATCCTGGGCGGCCCGGAGGCGTCCTTCGAGGTGCTGGTGGCCGGGCTGCGCCAGACCTTCGACCTGGACGGGAGCTGCTTCCGTCACCGCCCCAACCCGGTCGCCCATCGCGCCCCACAGGGCTACTGGGACATCCCGGCCTCGCTGCCGGAGGTGATCGCGGGGGCGGAGGCGCTGGGGGTGGGACTGGTGGCGGCGGACGGCCAGACGCTGGTGGGGCTGCCGGTGCCGGTGGCCGACGCCCGTCAGGTGGACGCGGCGCTGTCCGACCTGCTGGCCCGCGAGCCGGTGCTCGGCGACCTGGCGAACGGGCAGCTCGCGGTGGGGGCGCAGGTGCCGCCGTCGGTGCACGAGGCGCTGTTCGCGGCGGTGCAGCTGGCGCGGCTGCCGCTGCCGGACGGCAGGCCGCACGCGCTGGCCACGCAGGCGGCGGCGCTGCGCGACACCCACCTCCGCACCGGGCTGTCCGGGCAGGACGTGGCGACGTTCACCCAGGCGCTGCTGGCCCACACCGGCGCGACGCGCTGCCCGGTCTGCGGGCAGTTTCGCGGCAGCGCGCACGACTGCCCCGGCTCCGCCACCTTCACCATTGCGGGTATCCCAAAGCTGCGGCGGGGCGGGCCGCTGGAGGACTGGCTGCACACGGTGGCGGCGGCACCCGGCGTGCGGGCGATGATTCGGAACCTGGGCAGCGGGAAGCGGAGCGAGCTGGGGCAGCTGCAGCTGGCCACGGCGGCGCAGCGCCTGCGCGACCCGCGCTTTGCGCACCTGCGCAAGAAACAGCCGATTGTGGAGGCCTGGGCGGCGCAGGCGCTGGCGGCGACCACGCCGCAGGAATGGCTGACGGCGGCCTCCGTGCTGGGGCAGCTGCGCGTCGCCCCCGCCTTGTATGCCGACCACTGCGCCCAGTTCGTCCAGCACTTCAGCGCGGGGCTGTGCGCCCTGGCCAACCAGGAGGTGGTGACGCACCCGGTGGAGGAGGGGCTGATCGCGCTGCTGTTCCAGTCGGACACGCCCAAGGAGCTGGAGGCGGCGATTATGCAGCTGCCGCCCGAGCGGCGGATGCAACAGGCGGCGACGCTGGTGTGCGTGGCGGGCGGGATGGACCGCTGCGGGAACTGCGGGCAGTTTCGCAGCGCGCGGTCGGGGCACCGCTGCCCGACCGGGACGGTGGCGCAGGTGGTGGACGGGGACATGGCGCTCCCGGCGGCGCGGACGCTAGTGGGCGGCGACCCGATTGACAACGAGGCGATCGCGGGGATGTTCAGCCGGATCGCGACGGCGATCGCGGGCGCACCCAGGCGGGTGATGTTCGGCGCGCCGGGCAGCGGGTTCGCGACCAACATGCAGGGGCGGATCATGGCTGACCCGCAGCCGCTGCCAGCGGGCGCGACGCTGGGCGACCAGCTGCTGGCGGTGAACGCCGGGATCTACCACGAGTTGGGGCACGAGCAGTATACCCCGCCAGAGCTGTGGGCGGACATGCTGACCATCGCGCGGAGCGATGCGCCGGTGACGCGCACGCTGGATCTGGGTTTCGCGGGCCTGGGATCGGTGGACATAACCCTGGACGCGCTCAAGGGCCAGGTGCCAAGGTGCTACAACATCATCGAGGACGGGCGCATGGAGCGGGCGGTGAGCGCGGACTATCGGGGCGTGGCGGAGATCCTGGCCGCCGATGCGCTGATCGACCCGCGCTGGGACCAGACCGTGGGCGAGCGCGTGCCGACGCGGCACCAGGTCGAGGGGGCATTGCTCTACACCGCGCTGCCGTACTTCGCGGTCTCACCGGAGGCGCGGGCGGGGATGAGCCCGGACGCGCGTCGCCTGTTCGCAGAGCTGGAGCCGGTGGTGGCGGCGGCGGTGGTGGGCAGGCCAGAGGACGCGGCCAGCGCGGCGCTGTATCTGGCCTGGCGGCTGGAGCAGGAGGGATTAGCCACGCCCCCGCCGCCGTCGGCGGTGAAGCCGCGCCCGGACACCCCGCCCGAGCCGCAGGAGCGACCGCCAGACCAGCCGGGCCAGCCGCAGCCGGGCCAGGGTGGGCCGGGTGGCCAACAGGGCCAGCAGGCGGGGCAGCAGGGCCAGCCGGACCAGTCAGACCCGCAGGGCAACCAGCAGAACCCGCAAGACGGCCAGCAGCGGGCGGGTGAGCCGAAGGGCCAGCCGCAGCAGGGCCAGCAGGGACAACAGGGTCGCCAGCAGGGGGATCAGCAAGGGCAGCCGGGCGGCCAGCAGCAAGGCCAGGGCGGCCAGCCGGGGAACCAGCCAGGGCAACCGGGCGAGCAGCGCCCGCAGCCGGGGCAACGCGGCCAGGGCGGCCAGCCGGGTGGGCAGCCGGACCCATCCGATCCGCCAGGTCAGGGTGGCCAGGGTGGGCAGCCGGGCCAACCCGGCGGGCAGCCCCAACCCC
This Chloroflexia bacterium SDU3-3 DNA region includes the following protein-coding sequences:
- a CDS encoding AAA domain-containing protein, translating into MSCEGKLGTACATMLGGGGSSLAQAFGGDAAEATAILEETFRIARSQAAGRDRPAGRVAELKAKAADQAATDATVAFFTYLRDTHQVPPGQLPAHGRGRDGVPLPKLDACHGYAAVWEAVQAAASGRPLPGLAAEVRQRRRERQITALRADTWSGGGMRCTGCGQFASALRAHLCPQTATPAALSAALVRSLRVPDTAYPPQALASLVAQAKDEGVVSMRHAVTGEAVSVTLDGLAVAIKGGYMPHAWTGLAAVAATPDGRAVPVLSMANLTPAPEATTGLAAAAMASGQVLSADTPVLSAARPLPERLAQTVATATETTVTGGEDYTQGRFLGTEYRKKSALGQPVEIDGLSWGVGQRATGQQYWAAARHAGLAPQKGVTIGVGRTLPGAVQLLADPTTRVATTAAGQTQVYAGGDLLAVYDAATGTLGDTAGTPNASSAQMAALIAHRALHPETAYDQGLAMDLEAMIDGRVPTLQAVDAAYLAITHGPLDTTHQLRFGAQVGTARCPQCGQFMGDAHVCPHAAPSEPVASPPPVAADQTTTAPPPPVATNQGDGQPAASVAAAVEPVASALQAAMAEMAASDPATFAAQVQDYFATHLAPGGAPPLDAATVASALAAALPAPAAPLDAEALASALAAALPPQLDPAALRDAIRDGIAAVPAPQVTVTLPEAQAAPAATVQLQLDHDALAGAFRAAMQQAATTLAQPLPPGTVADPPPAPAGPTARPPRTGRMRPVDLPLTGQEHILASVRLPAPDPYLRDVPAAVGGQRAAPLEEFIPDLDPDYAISADTERVLRSISAMMQAGQRVSGTAKRACMSFGLYGKPGTGKNTLPRQLAASILTIDAEGNETQGMHYAEVNILPDSTADEMIGAVVLEPDGRGGTRSAVRLGKIGLAAAMGSVVCVNEIVRNPKLATALQSILEDGEILISSPEAGMVRIPVHPATTMFLTWNPGNEGDPDRPAQAPLSRITTFPMDKATENERAERAMRFVTRFSTGRTPPSAAESTQDLGQRQEARRQEILRTKYQIPQNVTPAPEELRAAVKLVTDIEQLADAGVGAKQIGLASATSTAPGDRQLARFLLLGKAVGWRRAADMFKICCDQGEDFAGQWALVENRMDACFGTLAPRERR